The sequence below is a genomic window from Pecten maximus chromosome 14, xPecMax1.1, whole genome shotgun sequence.
acagtgtatagatggTGTACGGACAGAAGTCAGTACTAAAGTAGGTTTAGTATATAggatcgtgtacagtgtatagatggTGTACGGACAGAAGTCAGTACTAAAGTAGGTTTAGTATATAggatcgtgtacagtgtatagatggTGTACGGACAGAAGTCAGTACTAAAGTAGGTTTAGTATATAggatcgtgtacagtgtatagatggTGTACGGACAGAAGTCAGTAGTAAAGTAGGTTTAGTATATAggatcgtgtacagtgtatagatggTGTACGGACAGAAGTCAGTACTAAAGTAGGTTTCAGTATATAggatcgtgtacagtgtatagatggTGTACGGACAGAAGTCAGTACTAAAGTAGGTTTAGTATATAggatcgtgtacagtgtatagatggTGTACGGACAGAAGTCAGTACTAAAGTAGGTTTAGTATATAggatcgtgtacagtgtatagatggTGTACGGACAGAAGTCAGTACTAAAGTAGGTTTAGTATATAggatcgtgtacagtgtatagatggTGTACGGACAGAAGTCAGTACTAAAGTAGGTTTAGTATATAGGatagtgtacagtgtatagatggTGTACGGTAGTCCGGACAGAAGGTTTAAGCCAAACGGTACCGGAAATATGTTAAAGTAGGTACGTCTGCATACATATATTCTCATGTACATTTATGATAAAAGATTGATAATTTACGGCCCGAGTATTGACTTTATATGCCTACATTAAAACACCCATGCCCCCCTAGTTGACCGAAGCCCAGACATACTACAATAACAATGCTAAACTAAATAGACTATTTCAGAAGGAACACAGCGCGAGATATTAAACCTTTCAGAAGGAACAAAGCGCGAGATATTACAACCTTTCAGAAGGAACACAGCGCGAGATATTACAATCTTTCAGAAGGAAAACAGCGCGAGATATTACAACCTTTCAGAAGGAAAACAGCGCGAGATATTACAATCTTTCAGAAGGAACAAAGCGCGAGATATTACAATCTTTCAGAAGGAACACAGCGCGAGATATTACAACCTTTCAGAAGGAACACAGCGCGAGATATTACAACCTTTCAGAAGGAACAAAGCGCGTGATATTACAACCTTTCAGAAGGAACAAAGCGCGAGATATTACAACCTTTCAGTAGGAACACAGCGCGAGATATTACAACCTTTCAGAAGGAACACAGCGCGAGATATTACAACCTTTCAGTAGGAACACAGCGCGAGATATTACAACCTTTCAGAAGGAACACAGCGCGAGATATTACAACCTTTCAGAAGGAACAAAGCGCGAGATATTACAACCTTTCAGTAGGAACACAGCGCGAGATATTACAACCTTTCAGTAGGAACACAGCGCGAGATATTACAACCTTTCAGTAGGAACAAAGCGCGAGATATTACAACCTTTCAGTAGGAACACAGCGCGAGATATTACAACCTTTCAGAAGGAACACAGCGCGAGATATTACAACCTTTCAGAAGGAACACAGCGCGAGATATTACAACCTTTCAGTAGGAACAAAGCGCGAGATATTACAACCTTTCAGTAGGAACACAGCGCGAGATATTACAACCTTTCAGAAGGAACACAGCGCGAGATATTACAACCTTTCAGAAGGAACACAGCGCGAGATATTACAACCTTTCAGTAGGAACACAGCGCGAGATATTACAACCTTTCAGTAGGAACAAAGCGCGAGATATTACAACCTTTCAGAGGGAACACAGCGCGAGATATTACAACCTTTCAGAAGGAACAAAGCGCGAGATATTACAACCTTTCAGAGGGAACACAGCGCGAGATATTACAACCTTTCAGAGGGAACACAGCGCGAGATATTACAACCTTTCAGTAGGAACAAAGCGCGAGATATTACAACCTTTCAGTAGGAACACAGCGCGAGATATTACAACCTTTCAGAAGGAACACAGCGCGAGATATTACAACCTTTCAGAAGGAACACAGCGCGAGATATTACAACCTTTCAGAAGGAACACAGCGCGAGATATTACAACCTTTCAGTAGGAACAAAGCGCGAGATATTACAACCTTTCAGAAGGAACAAAGCGCGAGATATTACAACCTTTCAGAAGAACACAGCGCGAGATATTACAACCTTTCAGTAGGAACACAGCGCGAGATATTACAACCTTTCAGAAGGAACACAGCGCGAGATATTACAACCTTTCAGTAGGAACAAAGCGCGAGATATTACAACCTTTCAGAAGGAACACAGCGCGAGATATTACAACCTTTCAGAAGGAACACAGCGCGAGATATTACAATCTTTCAGAAGGAACAAAGCGCGAGATATTACAACCTTTCAGAAGGAACACAGCGCGAGATATTACAACCTTTCAGTAGGAACACAGCGCGAGATATTACAACCTTTCAGAAGGAACAAAGCGCGAGATATTACAACCTTTCAGAGGGAACACAGCGCGAGATATTACAACCTTTCAGAGGGAACACAGCGCGAGATATTACAACCTTTCAGAAGGAACAAAGCGCGAGATATTACAACCTTTCAGAAGGAACACAGCGCGAGATATTACAACCTTTCAGAGGGAACACAGCGCGAGATATTACAACCTTTCAGAAGGAACACAGCGCGAGATATTACAACCTTTCAGAAGGAACACAGCGCGAGATATTACAATCTTTCAGAAGGAACAAAGCGCGAGATATTACAACCTTTCAGAAGGAACACAGCGCGAGATATTACAACCTTTCAGTAGGAACACAGCGCGAGATATTACAACCTTTCAGAAGGAACAAAGCGCGAGATATTACAACCTTTCAGAGGGAACACAGCGCGAGATATTACAACCTTTCAGAGGGAACACAGCGCGAGATATTACAACCTTTCAGAAGGAACAAAGCGCGAGATATTACAACCTTTCAGTAcaattgagagttagatacgGTCGAGCCAAGAATAACTTTCAAGGACTCAACATTTATGTTAATGGCCTTAATACAAGATTTGATTGACAAACATACGCTTGCAAGATTGGATATTTtaagctcgatcggttgagtgtaagactagtaagtcAGATGTCCTAGGTTcgatcacaggcgcttgcatagaaaatgttattttcattttttttgacagtggtatgtgtaatcagcttaacagattacacataccactgtcatataaaaaaaaatgaaagtcatattttctatgcaagcgcctgtgggttCGATCCCTTGTGGAGGCAGTGATTCAAATTCAATTAATCAAGCGCTCTGTTACGTGAATAAAAAAGTACCGTAGGACTgtattaatgtaaattaaaatgtgtttagAGGCCCAGACGACCACCACATGTAAGATGTAATACAATGAAGTCAACATCAAACACGAACATACACGTTATTGAACCTCACGTCATACACGTATGTAGCTCACACATAGGTGTATCTATATGTatcgttaaacaatacaaaaccaataCATAGCGGCGACTTGTGTCGCACTTGTCCACTTAGCAGTTAACAGGAAGCGTCACCATGGATATATTGATGTGCAATTGACATGTAACGTAAACAAATGAGTACTAGACATACGTtacaatacatttgtaaattGCATATTTTTTAATCATCAATGTCACATTAGGCATTTGTGTCGCTTTCCATTGACGTGAATATTTTCCTTTCAGGTGCTTAGGAACCGGATATGTTGAGCTGGACATGTTTACTGGGTCTGTGACGTCATATCCTCGTCAGATCATCAACGATTGGGGATCTAAGACATAAAACGGGACAATGATAGATCCTAGATACACCATACGtgtgtaaacataaacaacacgTTGGAGGGATACACCATACGtgtgtaacataaacaacacTTTGGAGGGATACACCACACGtgtgtaaacataaacaacactTTAGAGGGATACACCATACGtgtgtaacataaacaacacTTTGGAGGGATACACCACACGtgtgtaaacataaacaacacgTTGGAGGGATACACCATACGtgtgtaaacataaacaacactTTGGAGGGATACACCACACGtgtgtaaacataaacaacacgTTGGAGGGATACACCATACGtgtgtaaacataaacaacactTTAGAGGGATACACCATACGtgtgtaaacataaacaacacgTTGGAGGGATACACCATACGtgtgtaaacataaacaacacgTTGGAGGGATACACCATACGTGTGTAAACATAAACACGTTGGAGGAATCATCATTGTGATGAAAACTGCTTAACATCACGGTGTTATTGATGCAACAATGAGTAGTAAAATTATCAGGGCGCTAATAAGCGCTATGATGGTCGGATCATCCGGGTTCCTGTTGGGTTTCCTATACACAACGGAAAAACCAAAGGCAGCCCTCCCATTGTATTCCAGGTCAACAACCACAAAACATATATCGCGTGTCATGGTATCAAATACGACGTCCACTAATTCTACACTATTTTCATCATTCAATTCATCGTCGGCTCTAGCCAATGAAACTGAAGAAATTTATGAAACGTTTTTAAAGTATGACCCTAAAAACTTCTCATACCCAGCGGACTTTAACCTGAAACAAGCTGTTCATGATCTTATTGTTTATGGCAAGGAAATCCCCGGAGTTCATCAgaaaattcaatttcataatttcAAGTATCTTCATTCACCAAAACCATGTGCTTTTCCTTTGGATGATaagaaaaatagaaacattatcatattgataaaatcttTTATTGGGAATTTTCATTTACGAAAAACACAGAGAGATttgtttaagaaaaaaacaaagttaTCCGCTAGTGTtagacaaatatttatattaggGTATAATGCGACATATCAGAACTTTGTCGAGGCGGAAAGTATTAAGTTTCGAGATATTATACAAGAAGACTTCATTGATACCTACCTCAATAACACACTGAAAACAGTCATGGCGTACAACTGGGTAGACAAATTCTGCAGGGGTGCATCCATCTTGTTTTTCGTGGATGACGATTACTATGTTCATTACGAAAGAATAATTTCGCATATAAGAGCAGTGTTTCAACTGAAGAATACGGGTGTGTTTGCAGGAACTTTGGCCAGTAAAGCGGTTCCATACCGCCGACATGAGACCATATGGTCCTTGACCTTTAGTCAGTATCCTTACGATTATTTCCCGCCATATGTAGGGGGCGGGGCGTACATAGTGTCTCATGACGTGGCACGCAGATTTGCAGCCTCTTTTCCATATGTGCAATTTCTTGGCATAGACGACGCCTACCTCGGTATTGTGGCAAAAAAGTTGGATATTCACCCAATTTACGATCCTCATTTCGACACGACGAAGCGATCAGCTTTTGCGAGGGAGTGTTCTCACAGCTCATTGGAACTGGCAAATAACCTCTGTCCCATTGCAAAACGTAAGACAGAATTTCTCATGGGTTCAAAAGTTAGACTTCCTCGTAAACCAGTTAGCTGGCTTAGCATACTTCCTATGATCATTTTTCTTAATGTGGTTTTCATGATAGCTGTTTGGTGTTCAAATTAATCCACTGTGTTCAATTGCATGTTGGCATGTGACATTTACTGCATGGTTTTAATTAGTTATTTATCGTTTATACAAACTGTGATAACAGAACATTTTGACGCTGATATTGATGAGTTCGATTTCTTTTCAgcattgtaaatatttaatttttcgaacttttttttattcccGAATGTACAGATCGACGGCATGTTATCGTAGAATCTTGCTTTTCAGAACTATAATTACTCAGATTTGTCATTGTTAACACGTTCAAAAAATGTGTTTATCGACGGATATGTTTTCCGGGAATGttcaaattgatatacatgtcatctttataatctgaatattttatttattccttatttttgatttttaaaagttaattgATGAATATCTATTATGATTTATTAACTATCTATTTGGTATGCGAGATTTATAAGACTGGTATGGATGAAATACAttgttctttttgttttaacttCATTTAACCTGCACGGGTATTATATggaatattttctatatttgaATGGTGTTCAATGTTTCATATTTACATTCTCTGTTGCatgttagtaaaccaaattgtattcgtgagactatatactataatttacagtgattcggtcagtgtaggaatacagctccaggtgttacaggttaaaacaatggccgccagttacttcCGGCCTAGAGAACgttcgaatgctagcatttatttacatacgccacaacaaaaaataaaccaacGTCACAAATTATGAGcgtaatatttcataattaaaaaatgtagtcaacacgaaattACTAGAAGCGTCATTCTTGTTCAATACGAAATTATCAAACTGTCAttgtcgtcacactcacaggggctcgtttccgaattttcagaaatgcaagacacaacattaaaagtcaagtatttatataaaaaaaggtCTTGTAAATAGATCGGGAGTGtatactggattttagttttgtggttattcactgatgtcaaaggcatACCCTTACAAAATTtagcccctgtgaagttgaaaatcgtctgctaagcGACACTGAtttgaccggttagactggaatctgtttcaaACGAAATATACTTGAAATCtttttcacctactgtcaagacgacttaggctgttccggtatttgaacttgatgacgtcagtgatagggtaaaCAGCGAATTTGAACGCGtcatataacctacagtaaataaaaaaaatcttaatgtaaatataagcattgaacggttaccaaatggtagtatacagtcgatatgaatacaatttgggtgacagataaatagttCATATCACCTTATTGTATTCATCTGCCACTCAAATTGTATTGATATCGACTGTATATACCTACTTTGTATGAATGAATATATTGACACTTCACCAAGCTCAACAAGTTATTAAAACCTTTTCTTACATCAAAATCATTTACTCTTGTTTATGCttttaattttctaaatatttaaAGATTGAGAAATACacgatttttttgttattgttgatTGTTTTGgttacataaacaatgtttttttcatcTTCATAAGGGCTTATGGTACATTTGTTCTGGTTAAAAGATACAAGCTTACGTTCAGTGAGCCATACCATAAACTAGATCTTATGTCTACTGATAATCATTTGaggatttggtttattttggcatatttgattttgtgaaCGTCTATTTCTAGTGTTATTTGGTCTTAAATCGCTCCAACTGTCGATTGgctgtaaaacaatacaaatggcACATATGACccatcgtaagaggcgactaaacttgtGATCTTATCTATGCTTTTCTTTCAGTTCATGTTCTTGATTACTTTAAACCATTTGGTTCATCAGTAcagtgcatatatatacagtgcaaaCAAAAACGACACAAActatatacagacacaacactcacaacatatacaatatatagtgtAGAGAGACATCTCAAATTACAATTACCTACAATtacatctattatatatatatatattacatctattatatatgtcaagtagtaataacgacagtacagacaagtaaattgtcaaattttcgaggcaatctgcccctttatcaagacacaggtaaattacatacgatcacatatagacatagaacatggaacagttacacaaatatagtaggtataaacaacaaaaagtatcataatgttgtaaaaatgatccccctcggccgatacttaattcgccgagggcctattatgattaataaggaaacatctttggtggtgtacagatgctaaaagtaaatgaatgaatgaatgaatgaacaaataaataagtaaataaataaataatataacttaaaggtttaaCAGAAAAGCATCGCGGGTCGattcgatgtgatggcagcgcgtgTTATGTCatgaatgtttttttgttattgtttcccccccccccgggTTGCAGTGACAATATCGGGTGGCCAATCCCATATTAAAATCAGTTCGtttaaatgaaatggaacaagtatTAAAAACATATAGATGTAATTGTGTAGAAAGGTAAAATTTAGACATTAGAAACCAAACAAAAAGGTGGTCGAAAGATCCTATTATCGTGACGAAAACCGAatgtcaggtatatatatatatatattattctcACATCACATTCAAATGTTACTCTAgggatttatttatatatacgtttatttatcattatcacagtatatataatgatacaatattttcaaaacatttatttaactttatatcattctcacattacaacGATTTATTATTCACATTACctttatctatcattctcacattacattaTGTAATATTCTCCCATTCCATTCATCTACTCATCAAACTATTATTCTCACATCATATTTACTAATCTCACATTAATCTATGACCCACATGTCATATTTGTCTATCGCTGTTGCATAGCATTAAGTAACTATTCGCTTTTTGTTACTTAATCTGAGAATCTTTGCTAAATTTGACAAATCTTTTTTGTTATCTGTTTTcaataattgaataaatttgaacaTACTAGGCTTTCGAAAATAATCTTTCTTTATAAGCTTGtttcttatatgtttataacattCACATATTATTATAAAGTGATACTGATCTTCAATATCTCCGCTATTGCATGATGTACATATTCTACGGCATCGTTCAGTATTGTTGTAACGACCTACCTCAATATTCAGCTTATGTGACGACATACGGATTTTCGATATTTGTTTCAGATTATGACTACCTATAGGTTTCgttaaatatttctgtaaaccAAAACCCTCATTAATGTGTTTTTATAAAGAACATTGTGTAGATGTAACTATCTTGTCGTTGCAATCTTGTTGGAACATATCATACATTCTACgtttaataatttttaaaataattgccAACGCCGTTGTCACTTTGCCATATATACCCTAACCCCATTCTATATAATTCATCTCGTATACTGTCAGACCATTCACTTCCTTTCCCAAGCATTTCTTGGTAACAAGCGTTTAGAATACAGTTATTTGAATTTCttaatttagtttaaacatattttattgacatataataatgataaagggtttagtcagcaagtttttccaacttatagacgacttctcccataataataataaaataattaacaataacatagtcacatgatggcatatacaaatattcagaaattcgatgaagaaacgaaaatataatgagagagagagagagagagagagagagagagagagatttcTTAATTTAAACCAATACTTAAAGATCCTCAATTTCCTTATAATGGTCATCGGATATCTCCCTAGTTCCTgatatatcatacaatttgCCGTGCATTTTTTAACTCCTAGTAATCTCTCACAAAAATCTAAATGTAGTTTTTGCTATCCCTGGTGCCTTATGAAATCCCCACACTTCACTACCGTATTTTAAAATGCTAGcaacataaatatcaaatacatgaaGCTGTGTTTCTatatttaaaaagtttttcTTACAGACATTAGCTACTGCAAAAAGTGCTTTTTTACCCTGTTCAGAAATCTTATCCTGTGTTTTTCTAAATTTACCattgaaattcaatatcataCCTAAGTAATCAAAATCATTCACAGTTTCGAGTTCGCGGCCATTATAAAACCACACCTCATCTTCTCGTAGTTTACCACCGTTCCTGAAACAAGACCttttgttttatcagtatttACAGTAAGGTTCCATTTTTTAGTATACGTAAGTAGTGTATctaatattttttgtaaaccTTTTGCAGTTTCGGCTAAAAGTACCATATCATCTGCCTACATCAATAATAATAGATTGATAGTTTGTAATTCAATTGTAGGACAATCATCAGTTAAAAAGCTCATCTCGCAATCATTTACGTACATAGAAAACATTAAAGGTGACAAAATTTCTCCTTGGAATAAACCGTTCTTACAATTGAAAAAATCtgacattttattgttatattttacacAACATTTAACATCATTATACAGTGAACGGATTACAGTTAGCATTTTGCCTTCTACTCCCTCTTTGATAAGTTTAAACCATAGGTTCTGTCTATTAACAAAGTTGAATGCTTTCctgtaatcaataaaacaacagTATAATCTCTTTTTATTTCTAAGTGTTTTACCTATTAATGACTGTAACACAAATATGGCGTCGACTGTTGACATATGTTTCTTAAACCCAAACTGAgcatcatttatttttgaatatgtACAATCGAAATCAACTAGACTATTATTCAAAAttgaggtaaaaaaaaaaaatcccaatcAACTGATTAAAGTAATACCTCGGTAGTTATTAGTATCATTCTTATCTTCCCTTTTAAAACAGGGACAATGTTACCTATTGACCATGCAGTTGGATAATTACCCGACttaaaaacattattaaatAATTCAACAAGGCAAGGTAAAAGGACATCTTTacaattgataaaatattcattaattagTAAATCATGACCACATGCTTTAGATGTGCTCAACTTATTAATAGCTTTGAGGATTTTATTTCTAGTGATATCATCATCCAACTCTTGAAATGCAGAAATATTTATATGGTTATCATACTGTTTTAAAAAATCGGTTACCATTTCATTCTCTTCAGATTCAGTGGAAgatatatcatgaaaataatcaaaaaagGCCTGTTCATCCA
It includes:
- the LOC117342312 gene encoding beta-1,3-galactosyltransferase brn-like, whose translation is MSSKIIRALISAMMVGSSGFLLGFLYTTEKPKAALPLYSRSTTTKHISRVMVSNTTSTNSTLFSSFNSSSALANETEEIYETFLKYDPKNFSYPADFNLKQAVHDLIVYGKEIPGVHQKIQFHNFKYLHSPKPCAFPLDDKKNRNIIILIKSFIGNFHLRKTQRDLFKKKTKLSASVRQIFILGYNATYQNFVEAESIKFRDIIQEDFIDTYLNNTLKTVMAYNWVDKFCRGASILFFVDDDYYVHYERIISHIRAVFQLKNTGVFAGTLASKAVPYRRHETIWSLTFSQYPYDYFPPYVGGGAYIVSHDVARRFAASFPYVQFLGIDDAYLGIVAKKLDIHPIYDPHFDTTKRSAFARECSHSSLELANNLCPIAKRKTEFLMGSKVRLPRKPVSWLSILPMIIFLNVVFMIAVWCSN